A region of Myxococcus stipitatus DSM 14675 DNA encodes the following proteins:
- a CDS encoding serine hydrolase, protein MRLALALLLIVLPLSSPLAQSLPPDLDATVERAMKTFEVPGVALAVVKDGKVLLAKGYGVRKQGAATPVTADTLFNIASNSKAFTAAALAILVDEGKLQWDDRVVDHLPSFQMFDPYVTRELTVRDLLVHRSGLGLGAGDLLYFPPTTFTEDEIVSKLRHIRPSISFRSRYAYDNILYLVAGKVIEKASGRHWRDFVRERIFLPLGMRDSSTHVKGLRVGANVATPHAKADGVLKALSPTSIDNNAPAAAINSTVNDLAKWMMTQLGRGAIPGTDGKKRLFSEAQSKEMWAAQTVMGISEPSKSLESLRANFSAYALGWGVRDYRGYKLVGHSGALPGYFSRVMLVPELGLGIAVLTNQEERSGFEVPLWTVLDAFVGAPKTDWVAAFKADDDSKRAKAEEKVALQGGMRNAQSKPSLPLDSYAGTYRDAWYGDVTVTKEGDKWLLRFTRTPGLVGELSHWQYDTFVARWTDRSLNADAFVTFSLKPDGTLAEMRMQPISPLTDFSFDFQDLLFTPVKQTPAAAVARPVH, encoded by the coding sequence GTGCGTCTTGCCCTCGCGCTGCTGCTCATCGTCCTGCCGCTGTCTTCCCCGCTCGCGCAGTCCCTGCCACCGGACCTGGACGCCACCGTCGAGCGGGCCATGAAGACCTTCGAGGTCCCCGGCGTGGCCCTGGCCGTGGTGAAGGACGGCAAGGTACTGCTGGCCAAGGGCTATGGCGTGCGCAAGCAGGGGGCCGCGACGCCGGTGACGGCGGACACGCTGTTCAACATCGCCTCCAACAGCAAGGCCTTCACGGCGGCGGCGCTGGCCATCCTCGTCGACGAGGGGAAGCTCCAGTGGGACGACCGCGTGGTGGACCACCTGCCGTCGTTCCAGATGTTCGACCCGTACGTCACGCGGGAGCTGACGGTGAGGGACTTGCTCGTCCACCGCAGCGGCCTGGGCCTGGGCGCCGGTGACTTGCTGTACTTCCCGCCGACCACGTTCACCGAGGACGAGATTGTCTCCAAGCTGCGCCACATCCGTCCGTCCATCAGCTTCCGCAGCCGCTACGCCTACGACAACATCCTCTACCTCGTCGCGGGCAAGGTCATCGAGAAGGCGAGCGGCCGTCACTGGCGCGACTTCGTGCGCGAGCGCATCTTCCTGCCGCTGGGCATGCGCGACAGCAGCACGCACGTGAAGGGGCTGCGCGTGGGGGCCAACGTCGCCACGCCGCACGCGAAGGCGGACGGGGTGCTCAAGGCCCTCTCCCCCACGAGCATCGACAACAACGCGCCCGCGGCGGCCATCAACTCCACCGTGAATGACCTGGCGAAGTGGATGATGACGCAGTTGGGCCGCGGCGCGATTCCGGGCACGGACGGCAAGAAGCGCCTGTTCAGCGAGGCGCAGTCGAAGGAGATGTGGGCGGCGCAGACGGTGATGGGCATCTCCGAGCCCTCCAAGTCGCTGGAGTCCTTGCGCGCGAACTTCTCCGCGTACGCGCTGGGCTGGGGCGTGCGCGACTACCGGGGCTACAAGCTGGTGGGCCACAGCGGCGCGCTGCCGGGCTACTTCTCGCGGGTGATGCTGGTGCCGGAGCTGGGGCTGGGCATCGCCGTGCTGACGAATCAGGAGGAGCGCAGCGGCTTCGAGGTGCCCCTGTGGACGGTGCTGGATGCGTTCGTCGGCGCGCCGAAGACGGACTGGGTCGCCGCGTTCAAGGCGGATGACGACTCCAAGCGCGCGAAGGCGGAGGAGAAGGTGGCGCTCCAGGGCGGCATGCGCAACGCGCAGAGCAAGCCGTCGCTGCCGCTGGACTCCTACGCCGGCACGTACCGCGACGCGTGGTACGGCGACGTGACGGTGACGAAGGAGGGCGACAAGTGGCTGCTGCGCTTCACCCGGACGCCGGGCCTCGTGGGTGAGCTGTCCCACTGGCAATACGACACGTTCGTCGCGCGCTGGACGGACCGCTCGCTCAACGCGGATGCCTTCGTGACCTTCTCGCTGAAGCCCGATGGCACGCTGGCGGAGATGCGGATGCAGCCCATCTCCCCGCTGACCGACTTCAGCTTCGACTTCCAGGACCTGCTCTTCACGCCGGTGAAGCAGACCCCGGCCGCCGCTGTCGCCCGCCCCGTGCACTGA
- a CDS encoding superoxide dismutase family protein, which translates to MTIRALLTAAVLTAASPVLAQDAAAPAATPPAAPPKVAPAKGESARALVKDAQGKDVGEVIFEQTKHGVLIKGQLENLPAGQHAFHIHETGKCEAPDFKTAGGHFNPTKKAHGILSPKGKHVGDLPNLYVDKDGKVTFDTFSQNGLTVKSLFDKDGSAVVIHVKEDDYHSDPTGDAGGRIACGVVEK; encoded by the coding sequence ATGACGATTCGCGCGCTGCTCACCGCCGCCGTCCTCACCGCCGCCTCTCCCGTGCTGGCCCAGGACGCGGCCGCTCCCGCCGCCACGCCTCCCGCCGCGCCGCCCAAGGTGGCGCCCGCCAAGGGCGAGTCCGCCCGGGCCCTGGTGAAGGACGCCCAGGGCAAGGACGTGGGCGAGGTCATCTTCGAGCAGACCAAGCACGGGGTGCTCATCAAGGGCCAGCTGGAGAACCTGCCCGCGGGCCAGCACGCCTTCCACATCCACGAGACGGGCAAGTGCGAGGCGCCGGACTTCAAGACGGCGGGCGGCCACTTCAACCCGACGAAGAAGGCCCACGGCATCCTGTCGCCCAAGGGCAAGCACGTGGGTGACCTGCCGAACCTCTACGTCGACAAGGACGGCAAGGTGACGTTCGACACGTTCTCGCAGAACGGCCTCACCGTGAAGTCCCTGTTCGACAAGGACGGCTCCGCGGTCGTCATCCACGTCAAGGAGGATGACTATCACTCCGACCCCACCGGCGACGCCGGCGGCCGCATCGCCTGCGGCGTGGTGGAGAAGTAG